The Helicobacter canis genomic sequence CGTGGTGCTAGGGATACTCTTTTTTATGGCGCGTCCATTTGTGATTGTCAATTCTGGGGAGACAGGGATTAAGGCTACTACCGGGCGTTATGATCCAAAGCCCCTTGAAGCTGGAATCCACTTTTTTATCCCCTTTGTGCAAAGTGTGATTATTGAAGATACAAAGGTGCGCGAGGTGAATTTCTCAAGGGCTGATGATATTTTGGTAGGGAAAAATCGCGGGATCTTTCGCAACAACGCCATTGACACAATGGATAGAGATGGCTTGCAAGTGCTTGTGGAGCTAACGGTCAAATATGTCCTAGATAGCACCAAAGCCCCAAAGACGATTGAGAAATGGGGGCTTTCGTGGCAGGAGAAAATCGTCTATCCTGCGATCCGTGATGTGGCATTAAGCGTGATTGGAAACTACCCTGCCCAAGAGCTGCCCGGCAAGCGCGGTGAGATCGCCCAGCTTATCAGCAGTGGGATTAAGGAGAAAATCGAGCAGTATGAAGACCGCCCGGTTAATCTCGTCTCTGTGGAGCTGCGTGAAATCGTGCTACCACCTAAGGTAAGAGAGCAGATAGAAGAGGTGCAAAACGCACGCCAAAAAGCCCAAAGACGCCAGCAAGAAGAAGAGGGCGAGGCTAGGGCAAATCGCATTAAAGCCCAAGGTGTGGCTGATGCCAAGCTTATTGAAGCAAAGGCGGTGGCAGAATCTAACCGCCTTGTAGGACAAAGCCTAAATAATCAGCTAATCCAGCTGCGCCAGATCGAGACACAGGGCAAGTTTAATGAAGCCTTGAAAGAAAACAAAGATACGCAGATTTTCTTGCTACCCGGTGGGGCTGTGCCAAATATTTGGGTCGATAGCAAAAATCCTAAGCAAAACGCCGCAGTATCTGGCAAGTAGGGCAGTGGCAATCGCCCAAGGGTGGCAAGGACTTAAAGGCAGGATAAAGGGGTAGATCTATCTATGGTAGTAGATGAGATAGTAGCTAGGCTTGATTGGGGCAAATCTCCGCTAATGCCTGCTATCGTGCAGGACTCTAGCAGCAAAGAAGTGCTAATGCTAGCCTTTATGGATAAGCAGGCTCTAACACTCACACTAGAGAGTGGCTATATGCACTACTTTTCTCGCTCGAAAAATCGCATTTGGAAAAAGGGCGAGCGCAGCGGACATACGCAAAAGGTAGAATCCATCGCGCTAGATTGTGATAATGATGCCTTGCTTTTTATTATCACACAAGTGGGGGCGGCGTGCCACACAGGACATAAAAGCTGCTTTTTTACTACGCTAGATTCTAGCTCCACAATCTTAGAATCCCAAACTTCCCCAGAATCCACCTTTTTAACCGCTTTAAAATCTAGCCCCCTAGAATCCACTTTTGCGCCTTCTTCGCCTAATGATCCCTCCCAAGTCTATGGCATTCAAGCCTATGACATTATGGATACGCTTTATCACACGCTTTTAGAGCGCAAGGGCGCACCAGAATCTAGCTCTTACACCGCTAGCTTGTATGCAAAAGGTGTCAATGGCTTTGGCAAAAAGATCATTGAAGAAGCAGGCGAAGTCGTGCTAGCGTTGAAAGATAAAGATTCTGCGCAGATTGTCTATGAATGCGCGGATTTACTCTACCATATCCTTGTGGGGCTAGCCTACTACAATATCCACCCAGAGCAAGTGCTAGCCGAGCTGCAAAGGCGTTTTGGGCTTAGTGGGCTAGAGGAGAAAGCCCAGCGCAAAGCCTAATACACATCGCCTATTTTTCATTGCATTAGGCTTGATTGTTAAGCTTATCTTTGGTGTCTTGTAGGATTTGTGTGTATTCTTGCAAGGTATTTTTATATGGGGCGATATGCATAGCAGCATTCTTGGCATTTTCCATATATGCTTGACTTAAGCCCCATAAGGTCTTTTTATACAAAGCATTGTGGAGAGAGAGCTTATCTTGAAATGTGAGAAAATGCAGAGCATTATTCAAGCTATCGCGGATATTTTCTAGCGTGGGAGTGAAAAGCGCGAAGTCTTTTGGGGATTGCTTGTGCTTTTGCAAAGCGTAGTTGATTGTGTTATCTAGGGTGTTTAGCGTTAGCATTATGGCATTTGGGTAGTTTAGGGTAAGGAGTGTTTTTAGCGTATCAAGCTCGCTTTGGAGGGTGCATAGAGCTTTGGCATTTTGTGTTTGGAGTGATGAGGTAATAGTGTGGCACAAAGCCAGCCAAGAGTCTTTAAGCTTTGGGCATTGATTAAGCCCAAGCGTGCTACTTTGTGTGCAAAAAGTCTTCATCTCATTGTCTAAAAACTCGCCCACATTCTTCCCAAACGCGCTTATTTGCAAGCCTAGTGTGCGGCAATCTAGCAAGAAGCGATTTTCTTCACTATGGAGCTTGCTTATAATTGTGTCTTTGGGGATTATGGTGGCTTGGAAAGTTTGAGACTGCGTATTTTGCATACCTAGGATATTTTTGCTTGTGATAGATAGGGTAAAATCTTTGGATTCTAGCTGGGAAAAGATGTATTGCGCAAGGCTTTCTAGTGTGCTGTCATAGCGCGTGAAAAAGGCATTAAACTGCTTCTCTAAGCCGCTTTGCAGGGCATTAAATCGTAGCGTGCTATCGAGTCGCTCTAGCATTTGTAGATACGCGCTAGTGGATTCTAGGGCTTGGTGTATCTCTGCTAGACTTTGGGTAAGGACTTCTTGCAAAGAGCGGATAAGCTTGCTAGATTGCAGCTCTTTGGCATTGCTAGCTAGCGCGGTGATAAACTCTAGCACAGC encodes the following:
- a CDS encoding dynamin family protein is translated as MISTNTTPQAMQPTQAHIALDSPTLLESFIQECLLTASANPLSQAIQLTRYALSRTDTLTKERSSTLNTLEKSLDEPISIAVVGQFSSGKSTFLNAIIGRAILPSGITPITSKVCTICYGGTYSLEAIYNDGRSATKPLEFLHTLDELENLQIREFVLYAPNPLLRSISLLDTPGFNSQNAIDTDTTNAILSRVDGIIWLSLIDNVGKQSEKDIIESHIKRYLSKSLCVLNQKDRLANDDEVQTSLEYAKSAFSGCFSEIVAISAKNALKAMQMAEQTQTPLESSTLYSQANFSAVLEFITALASNAKELQSSKLIRSLQEVLTQSLAEIHQALESTSAYLQMLERLDSTLRFNALQSGLEKQFNAFFTRYDSTLESLAQYIFSQLESKDFTLSITSKNILGMQNTQSQTFQATIIPKDTIISKLHSEENRFLLDCRTLGLQISAFGKNVGEFLDNEMKTFCTQSSTLGLNQCPKLKDSWLALCHTITSSLQTQNAKALCTLQSELDTLKTLLTLNYPNAIMLTLNTLDNTINYALQKHKQSPKDFALFTPTLENIRDSLNNALHFLTFQDKLSLHNALYKKTLWGLSQAYMENAKNAAMHIAPYKNTLQEYTQILQDTKDKLNNQA
- the hisIE gene encoding bifunctional phosphoribosyl-AMP cyclohydrolase/phosphoribosyl-ATP diphosphatase HisIE: MVVDEIVARLDWGKSPLMPAIVQDSSSKEVLMLAFMDKQALTLTLESGYMHYFSRSKNRIWKKGERSGHTQKVESIALDCDNDALLFIITQVGAACHTGHKSCFFTTLDSSSTILESQTSPESTFLTALKSSPLESTFAPSSPNDPSQVYGIQAYDIMDTLYHTLLERKGAPESSSYTASLYAKGVNGFGKKIIEEAGEVVLALKDKDSAQIVYECADLLYHILVGLAYYNIHPEQVLAELQRRFGLSGLEEKAQRKA
- a CDS encoding prohibitin family protein, with product MPIDLNEHLRKKNQTPPRDNNDDKDTRDNRRGTGGKRDDSRNRGEGNAPRDFQGFNIPPNLASSKMVTIVIVIVVLGILFFMARPFVIVNSGETGIKATTGRYDPKPLEAGIHFFIPFVQSVIIEDTKVREVNFSRADDILVGKNRGIFRNNAIDTMDRDGLQVLVELTVKYVLDSTKAPKTIEKWGLSWQEKIVYPAIRDVALSVIGNYPAQELPGKRGEIAQLISSGIKEKIEQYEDRPVNLVSVELREIVLPPKVREQIEEVQNARQKAQRRQQEEEGEARANRIKAQGVADAKLIEAKAVAESNRLVGQSLNNQLIQLRQIETQGKFNEALKENKDTQIFLLPGGAVPNIWVDSKNPKQNAAVSGK